One Rossellomorea aquimaris DNA window includes the following coding sequences:
- a CDS encoding PolC-type DNA polymerase III, with product MEEKPLGKRERFQLLLKQLGLTEDAFVKYFPNAEIEKLAVFRKEKKWHFYFTFEEIIPCSVWSKFSIALQTSFKHIANVGFTIKVVNTQISEQHILDYWQECVKEIQGISPPLLKLLNTQKPKINGNKIIVVASNDTEATQLKRKYGEMITSTFENFGFPKLVMDAEVNQVEEQSNEYEKFLEEKLKEDQERAKQALIEMEKAEKEEASDAPSGPFMLGLTIKDDADFRKIEEIYDEERRIAIEGYVFDCETRELRSGRTLLTFKVTDYSSSILVKMFSRDKEDAAIMNNMKKGMWVRCRGSIQNDTFVRDLVMIANDVNEIKPVLRLDTAPADEKRVELHMHTPMSQMDAVSSVASLVAQAKKWGHKAVAITDHAVAQSFPEAYSASKKNDIKLLYGVEANLVDDGVPIAYNDRDLPLEDSTFIVFDVETTGLSAVYDTIIELAAVKIKDGEVIDKFESFANPHHPLSATTIELTGITDDMVQTAPEINDVLHDYHKWAGEDILVAHNASFDMGFLNAGYQKAGLPKATNPVIDTLELARLLYPQFKNHRLNTLAKKFDIELTQHHRAIYDAETTGYLLLKMLKDAVEKGITNHNQFNDYMGKGDAYKRSRPYHCTLIAQTEEGLKNLYKLVSISHMNYFFRVPRIPRSQLQKYRTGILVGSGCDKGEVFEGMMQKGKEEVEETAQFYDYLEVHPKEVYQHLIELDLVQSQKNLEDIIKNIVDLGKKLDKPVVATGNVHYLNENDKIYRKILVGSQGGANPLNRHELPDVHFRTTNEMQDAFSFLGKETAKEIVVDNSNKIADLVDVIKPIRDDLYTPKIEGADEEMRRMSYAMAKSIYGEKLPEIVEARLEKELKSIIGHGFAVIYLISHKLVKKSLDDGYLVGSRGSVGSSFVATMTEITEVNPLPPHYVCPSCKKSEFFDDGSVGSGFDLPNKDCPDCGIPYKKDGHDIPFETFLGFKGDKVPDIDLNFSGEYQPNAHNYTKVLFGEDNVYRAGTIGTVAEKTAYGYVKGYANDHQLQIRGAEIDRLVSGCTGVKRTTGQHPGGIIVVPDYMDIYDFSPIQFPADDSSSEWKTTHFDFHSIHDNLLKLDILGHDDPTVIRMLQDLSGVDPKTIPTDDPEVMKIFSGTEPLGVTAEQIMCKTGTLGIPEFGTRFVRQMLEDTKPTTFSELVQISGLSHGTDVWLGNAQELIHNNICNLSEVIGCRDDIMVYLIYQGLEPSLAFKIMEFVRKGKGLQDEWVEEMKKNGVPDWYIDSCLKIKYMFPKAHAAAYVLMAVRIAYFKVHHALLYYAAYFTVRAEDFDIEAMVRGSQAVRAKIEEINSKGLDASPKEKNTLTVLELALEMCERGYKFQKVDLYRSQAAEFVIDGDSLIPPFNSIPGLGTNAAINIVNARQNGEFLSKEDLQQRGRVSKTIIEYLDNHGCLEALPDKNQLSLF from the coding sequence ATGGAAGAAAAGCCCCTGGGCAAAAGAGAGAGGTTTCAACTGTTGCTAAAGCAATTAGGGTTAACAGAGGATGCCTTTGTAAAGTACTTTCCAAACGCTGAAATTGAAAAACTAGCGGTGTTTCGCAAGGAGAAGAAATGGCATTTTTACTTTACATTCGAAGAAATCATTCCGTGTAGCGTGTGGAGTAAATTTTCAATCGCACTGCAAACATCCTTTAAACATATTGCAAACGTAGGATTTACGATAAAAGTGGTGAATACCCAAATATCAGAACAGCACATTTTAGATTATTGGCAGGAGTGTGTGAAAGAAATTCAAGGTATATCACCACCATTATTAAAATTGTTAAATACTCAAAAGCCGAAAATCAATGGAAATAAAATTATTGTGGTTGCTTCCAATGATACAGAAGCAACACAATTAAAAAGAAAATACGGTGAGATGATCACCTCTACCTTCGAGAACTTTGGTTTTCCTAAGCTAGTAATGGATGCAGAGGTAAATCAAGTAGAAGAACAAAGCAACGAATATGAGAAATTTTTAGAAGAAAAGCTTAAAGAAGATCAAGAGAGAGCCAAACAAGCCCTGATTGAAATGGAAAAGGCTGAAAAAGAGGAAGCAAGTGATGCACCCAGCGGTCCATTCATGCTTGGTCTTACGATTAAAGACGATGCTGACTTCCGAAAGATCGAAGAGATTTATGACGAAGAACGACGGATCGCCATTGAAGGATATGTTTTCGATTGTGAAACACGTGAATTACGTAGCGGTCGTACTTTATTAACATTTAAAGTAACAGACTACTCAAGTTCAATCCTGGTCAAAATGTTCTCGAGGGACAAAGAGGACGCTGCTATCATGAACAACATGAAAAAAGGTATGTGGGTCCGCTGTCGTGGAAGCATTCAAAATGATACATTCGTGCGTGACCTGGTGATGATTGCCAACGATGTGAATGAAATCAAACCGGTTCTGAGATTGGATACTGCTCCTGCTGATGAAAAAAGGGTGGAGCTTCACATGCATACTCCAATGAGTCAGATGGACGCCGTTTCTTCAGTGGCAAGCCTTGTTGCCCAAGCAAAAAAATGGGGGCATAAAGCCGTTGCGATAACGGATCATGCGGTTGCACAATCTTTCCCGGAAGCCTACAGCGCAAGCAAGAAAAATGATATTAAACTTCTCTATGGTGTGGAAGCTAATCTTGTTGATGATGGTGTTCCAATTGCCTATAACGACCGGGATCTTCCGTTAGAAGATAGTACTTTTATTGTCTTTGATGTTGAAACGACTGGACTTTCGGCCGTTTACGACACCATCATTGAACTCGCCGCGGTGAAAATCAAAGATGGCGAGGTCATAGATAAATTTGAATCGTTTGCCAACCCTCATCATCCTTTATCTGCTACAACCATTGAATTAACGGGAATCACCGATGATATGGTGCAAACGGCACCTGAAATAAACGATGTTCTTCACGACTATCATAAATGGGCAGGAGAAGATATATTAGTTGCACATAATGCTTCCTTTGATATGGGTTTCTTGAATGCAGGTTATCAAAAAGCAGGACTGCCTAAAGCGACTAACCCTGTCATCGATACGCTGGAGCTTGCCAGACTACTGTATCCTCAATTCAAGAATCATCGTTTAAATACGTTAGCGAAGAAATTTGATATTGAACTTACCCAGCATCACCGAGCAATCTATGATGCGGAAACAACTGGATATTTGTTATTGAAAATGCTGAAGGATGCCGTTGAAAAAGGAATCACCAATCATAATCAATTCAATGATTATATGGGGAAAGGTGATGCATACAAGCGGTCAAGACCATATCACTGTACTCTCATTGCCCAAACGGAAGAAGGCTTAAAGAACCTTTATAAACTAGTATCCATTTCTCACATGAATTATTTTTTCCGTGTTCCGCGAATTCCCCGCTCTCAGCTTCAAAAGTATCGAACGGGAATTCTCGTGGGTTCTGGCTGTGACAAAGGCGAAGTGTTTGAAGGGATGATGCAAAAAGGGAAAGAAGAAGTTGAGGAAACTGCTCAATTTTATGATTACCTGGAAGTTCATCCAAAAGAAGTCTACCAACATTTAATTGAGTTGGATTTGGTGCAAAGTCAGAAAAACCTTGAAGATATCATTAAAAACATTGTGGATCTAGGTAAAAAATTGGATAAGCCGGTAGTGGCTACCGGTAACGTGCATTACTTAAATGAAAACGACAAGATCTACCGGAAGATTCTCGTTGGCTCTCAAGGCGGGGCGAATCCGTTGAACCGACACGAGCTTCCCGATGTTCATTTTAGAACAACGAATGAGATGCAGGATGCATTCTCTTTCTTAGGGAAAGAAACAGCGAAAGAAATTGTTGTGGATAACTCCAACAAAATAGCCGATCTTGTAGACGTAATTAAACCAATCAGAGATGATCTTTATACGCCTAAAATCGAAGGCGCTGATGAAGAAATGCGACGTATGAGTTATGCCATGGCGAAAAGCATTTATGGAGAGAAGCTTCCTGAAATTGTAGAAGCAAGGCTCGAAAAGGAATTAAAGAGTATTATCGGGCATGGATTCGCAGTCATCTATTTAATCTCACATAAGCTCGTGAAAAAGTCTTTGGATGATGGGTATCTGGTAGGATCCCGTGGATCAGTAGGGTCTTCTTTTGTTGCAACGATGACGGAAATAACGGAAGTGAATCCTTTACCTCCCCACTATGTATGTCCGTCTTGCAAGAAATCCGAGTTCTTTGATGATGGATCGGTAGGATCCGGGTTTGATTTGCCCAATAAAGATTGCCCTGATTGTGGAATTCCATACAAGAAGGATGGTCATGATATTCCGTTTGAAACATTCCTTGGATTTAAAGGAGACAAAGTTCCTGATATCGATTTGAACTTCTCAGGTGAATATCAGCCTAATGCCCATAACTATACGAAGGTTCTGTTCGGTGAAGATAATGTATATCGGGCAGGTACAATCGGTACAGTGGCGGAAAAGACCGCCTACGGGTATGTAAAAGGATACGCCAATGATCATCAGCTGCAAATCCGCGGAGCAGAAATCGATCGGTTGGTAAGTGGATGTACCGGAGTGAAAAGAACAACCGGACAGCATCCTGGAGGGATCATCGTAGTCCCTGATTATATGGATATCTACGATTTCTCACCAATTCAATTCCCTGCTGATGATTCAAGCTCGGAATGGAAGACAACACACTTTGATTTCCATTCCATTCATGATAATCTTTTGAAGCTTGATATTCTTGGTCATGATGATCCAACCGTTATTCGTATGCTTCAGGATTTATCAGGTGTCGATCCGAAGACGATTCCGACAGATGACCCTGAAGTGATGAAAATCTTCAGTGGAACGGAACCCCTCGGAGTGACAGCGGAACAAATCATGTGTAAGACCGGTACGCTTGGAATCCCGGAATTTGGTACACGATTTGTTCGTCAAATGCTTGAGGATACAAAACCGACGACATTTTCTGAGCTTGTTCAAATATCAGGACTTTCACATGGTACTGATGTATGGCTTGGCAATGCGCAAGAGCTTATTCATAATAATATTTGTAATCTGAGCGAAGTAATCGGTTGCCGGGATGATATTATGGTTTATCTCATCTATCAAGGACTCGAGCCTTCACTTGCCTTTAAAATCATGGAATTTGTACGTAAAGGAAAGGGACTGCAGGATGAATGGGTAGAAGAGATGAAAAAGAATGGGGTACCGGACTGGTATATTGATTCTTGTCTGAAGATCAAATATATGTTCCCGAAAGCCCATGCTGCTGCCTATGTATTAATGGCTGTTCGTATCGCTTACTTTAAAGTGCATCATGCTCTCTTGTACTATGCTGCTTACTTCACCGTTCGTGCAGAGGATTTCGATATTGAAGCCATGGTGAGGGGATCACAAGCAGTCAGGGCTAAGATAGAAGAAATCAACAGCAAAGGCCTGGATGCATCTCCGAAAGAAAAGAACACGTTAACCGTACTGGAGTTGGCCCTTGAAATGTGTGAGCGGGGATACAAGTTCCAAAAGGTAGATCTGTATCGTTCACAAGCGGCTGAATTTGTGATAGATGGAGATTCATTGATTCCACCGTTCAACTCGATTCCGGGGCTTGGGACCAATGCGGCCATCAATATTGTGAATGCAAGACAGAATGGGGAGTTTCTCTCTAAAGAGGATCTTCAACAAAGAGGTCGCGTCTCCAAGACAATCATCGAGTACCTGGACAATCACGGCTGCTTGGAAGCCTTGCCGGATAAGAACCAATTATCCCTATTCTAA
- the rimP gene encoding ribosome maturation factor RimP — protein MSKITTLVEELVTPILDDMSLELIDMEYVKEGSNWFLRVFIDKDSGVDIEECGIVSERLSEKLDEIDPIPHNYFLEVSSPGAERPLKKEKDFEKAIGKNVYVKTYEPLNGEKAFEGTLLSYTSDQLALEVTIKTRKKKVEIPTDKIAIARLAVTFS, from the coding sequence ATGAGCAAAATAACAACACTTGTAGAAGAACTTGTTACACCAATCTTAGACGACATGTCATTAGAACTCATCGACATGGAATATGTGAAAGAGGGATCCAATTGGTTTCTTCGCGTATTTATCGACAAAGATTCAGGTGTGGACATTGAAGAATGCGGAATAGTAAGTGAAAGACTTAGTGAAAAGTTAGATGAAATTGACCCAATTCCTCATAATTACTTTTTAGAAGTTTCTTCACCGGGAGCTGAACGTCCATTAAAGAAAGAAAAGGACTTTGAAAAAGCAATCGGCAAAAACGTTTATGTGAAAACATATGAGCCGTTGAACGGTGAAAAGGCCTTCGAAGGCACACTTCTTTCCTATACTTCAGACCAATTAGCATTAGAAGTAACCATTAAGACTCGAAAAAAGAAGGTTGAAATTCCAACAGATAAGATAGCGATCGCACGATTAGCTGTTACATTTTCTTAG
- the nusA gene encoding transcription termination factor NusA, whose protein sequence is MSTQLLDALTVLEKEKGIARDVIIEAIEAALVSAYKRNFNQAQNVRVDLNLETGTMRVFARKEVVDEVFDSRLEISVEDAGEINPSYEVGDVVELEVTPKDFGRIAAQTAKQVVTQRVREAERGIIYSEFVDREEDIMTGIVQRQDNRFIYVALGKIEALLPVSEQMPNETYKPHDRIKVFITKVEKTTKGPQIFVSRTHPGLLKRLFEIEVPEIFDGTVEIKSVAREAGDRSKISVHAENSEVDPVGACVGTKGARVQAIVNELKGEKIDIVQWSEDPVTFVANALSPSKVLDVQVNEDDKATRVVVPDYQLSLAIGKRGQNARLAAKLTNWKIDIKSETDARDQGLYPREESFLPQDEEEEYDNEPLNIDFDNQD, encoded by the coding sequence ATGAGCACTCAGTTATTAGATGCTCTTACTGTTTTAGAGAAAGAGAAGGGCATTGCAAGAGATGTCATCATTGAAGCAATTGAAGCTGCACTTGTGTCGGCTTATAAACGAAATTTCAACCAAGCACAAAATGTCCGTGTAGACCTTAACCTTGAAACGGGTACGATGAGAGTATTCGCTCGTAAAGAAGTTGTAGACGAAGTATTCGATTCCCGCCTTGAGATTTCTGTCGAAGATGCCGGGGAAATCAACCCTAGCTACGAGGTTGGGGACGTTGTTGAATTGGAAGTCACACCAAAGGACTTTGGCCGTATCGCTGCCCAAACAGCTAAACAGGTTGTTACTCAACGAGTAAGAGAAGCTGAAAGAGGAATTATCTATTCCGAATTTGTGGATCGCGAAGAAGATATCATGACAGGGATCGTTCAACGTCAGGACAATCGCTTTATCTATGTTGCACTAGGCAAGATTGAGGCGCTTTTACCAGTGAGCGAGCAGATGCCAAATGAAACATATAAACCTCATGATCGTATTAAAGTGTTTATTACAAAGGTTGAGAAGACGACAAAAGGTCCTCAAATCTTTGTTTCAAGAACACACCCCGGATTACTGAAGCGGTTATTTGAAATCGAAGTTCCTGAAATCTTTGATGGAACGGTAGAAATCAAATCTGTTGCACGTGAAGCTGGAGATCGCTCTAAAATCTCTGTTCATGCAGAAAATTCCGAGGTAGATCCCGTTGGAGCCTGTGTGGGAACCAAGGGTGCACGTGTACAGGCAATTGTAAACGAATTAAAAGGTGAGAAGATTGACATCGTTCAATGGTCAGAAGATCCTGTAACATTCGTAGCCAATGCATTAAGTCCATCGAAAGTCCTGGATGTACAGGTGAATGAAGATGATAAAGCGACAAGAGTAGTTGTTCCAGATTATCAACTTTCACTTGCAATTGGTAAACGTGGCCAGAATGCCCGTCTTGCAGCCAAATTGACAAATTGGAAGATTGATATCAAGAGTGAAACAGACGCTCGTGACCAGGGGTTATATCCCCGAGAAGAGTCATTCCTTCCTCAAGATGAAGAGGAAGAGTATGATAACGAGCCTTTAAATATTGATTTTGATAATCAAGATTAA
- a CDS encoding YlxR family protein produces the protein MSVNKKIPLRKCVATGEMKPKKEMIRIVRSKEGEVSIDPTGKKSGRGAYLSKDKDIILQAKKKNTLANQLQAKIDESLYDELISLVEKE, from the coding sequence ATGAGTGTAAATAAGAAGATCCCATTGCGCAAATGTGTGGCAACGGGGGAAATGAAACCGAAGAAAGAAATGATACGGATTGTCCGCTCGAAAGAAGGGGAGGTTTCCATCGATCCCACCGGTAAGAAGTCAGGGCGTGGAGCTTATCTTTCCAAGGATAAAGACATCATTTTACAAGCTAAAAAGAAAAATACATTAGCCAATCAATTACAAGCGAAAATAGATGAATCTCTTTACGATGAATTGATTAGCCTTGTGGAGAAGGAGTAA
- a CDS encoding YlxQ family RNA-binding protein produces the protein MNQNRWMSLLGLANRARKIISGEELVIKEVRSGRAKLVILSKDASANTHKKITDKCKSYNVPVSLVDSRNNLGQAIGKEARVVVAIMDAGFAGKLSELLDESQWG, from the coding sequence ATGAATCAAAATCGTTGGATGTCACTTTTAGGATTGGCGAATCGGGCACGTAAGATTATTTCAGGTGAAGAGCTTGTTATTAAAGAAGTTCGTAGTGGACGAGCAAAACTTGTCATTCTTTCCAAAGATGCTTCTGCTAATACGCACAAGAAAATCACGGACAAATGTAAATCATACAATGTCCCGGTTAGCTTGGTGGATAGCAGAAACAATTTAGGTCAGGCCATTGGAAAAGAAGCCAGGGTAGTGGTGGCTATAATGGATGCAGGCTTTGCCGGGAAATTATCCGAACTGCTCGATGAATCTCAGTGGGGGTGA
- the infB gene encoding translation initiation factor IF-2 — MSKMRVYEYAKKYNVSSKDVIGKLKQLNIEVSNHMATIEDDAVTKLDAMYKGDSGSQKPDQKDSKANASKTEEAPNKEKVKSAPKSREGKKHEQQHQSKEKKVFNNNNNNNNKNKNNKQNRQNKNFKQAPQQQQPAKKKELPSKITFSESLTVSELAKKLHKEPSEIIKKLFMLGVMATINQELDKESIELIAGEYGVEVEEEIKVDATDLEVYFTEDTQEQVVERPSVVTIMGHVDHGKTTLLDSIRNTKVTAGEAGGITQHIGAYQVEVDEKKITFLDTPGHAAFTTMRARGAQVTDIAIIVVAADDGVMPQTVEAINHAKAAEVPIIIAVNKMDKEAANPDRVMQELTEYELVPEAWGGDTIFVPLSALSGEGIDNLLEMIVLVSEVEELKANPNRLAQGTVIEAQLDKGRGSVATLLVQNGTLKVGDPIVVGNTFGRVRAMVNDLGRRVKEAGPSAPVEITGLNDVPQAGDRFVVFEDEKTARSVGEARASQALQAQRGEKSKVSLENLFEQMKQGEMKDLNLVLKADVQGSVEALAASLLKIEVEGVNIRIIHTGVGAINESDITLAAASNAIVIGFNVRPDVNAKRTADAEGVEIRLHRIIYKVMEEIEAAMKGMLDPEFEEKIIGQAEVRQTFKVSKVGTIAGSYVTEGKISRDSGVRLIRDGIVIFEGELDALKRFKDDAKDVAKGYECGITIKNFNDVKEGDVIEAFIMEEITRK, encoded by the coding sequence ATGAGCAAGATGCGTGTTTATGAATATGCAAAAAAATACAATGTTTCAAGCAAAGATGTTATCGGAAAATTAAAGCAACTGAATATTGAGGTATCAAACCATATGGCAACTATAGAAGACGACGCAGTAACAAAATTAGACGCGATGTATAAAGGGGATTCAGGCAGTCAGAAACCAGACCAAAAGGATTCCAAAGCAAATGCATCAAAGACAGAAGAAGCTCCGAACAAGGAAAAAGTAAAATCAGCACCGAAAAGTCGTGAAGGAAAAAAACACGAACAACAGCACCAATCAAAGGAGAAGAAGGTCTTCAATAATAATAATAATAACAACAATAAAAACAAAAATAATAAACAAAACAGGCAAAATAAAAATTTCAAGCAGGCTCCACAGCAACAGCAGCCTGCTAAGAAAAAAGAACTTCCTTCAAAAATTACGTTCTCAGAGTCATTGACAGTTTCAGAGCTAGCGAAAAAGCTTCACAAAGAGCCATCTGAAATCATTAAAAAGCTATTCATGCTTGGTGTCATGGCAACAATAAACCAAGAACTAGATAAAGAATCAATTGAGCTAATTGCAGGAGAATATGGAGTCGAAGTAGAGGAAGAGATCAAAGTAGATGCCACTGATCTTGAAGTATACTTCACTGAAGATACACAAGAACAGGTAGTGGAGCGTCCATCTGTTGTGACAATCATGGGTCACGTTGACCACGGTAAAACAACTCTGCTTGATTCCATCCGCAACACGAAAGTAACGGCAGGAGAAGCTGGTGGAATCACTCAGCATATCGGTGCGTATCAAGTAGAAGTGGATGAAAAGAAGATCACCTTCCTTGATACTCCAGGACATGCTGCCTTCACAACGATGCGTGCCCGCGGTGCTCAAGTAACGGACATTGCGATCATTGTCGTTGCTGCCGATGATGGGGTCATGCCTCAAACAGTTGAAGCGATCAACCATGCGAAAGCTGCTGAAGTTCCTATTATCATTGCCGTTAATAAAATGGACAAAGAGGCTGCGAATCCGGATCGTGTAATGCAAGAACTGACGGAATATGAACTGGTTCCTGAAGCGTGGGGTGGAGACACAATCTTCGTACCACTATCTGCATTATCAGGAGAAGGCATCGATAACTTACTTGAAATGATCGTTCTTGTAAGTGAAGTGGAAGAGCTTAAAGCAAATCCGAATCGCCTTGCTCAAGGTACGGTGATTGAAGCACAATTAGACAAAGGACGGGGATCTGTAGCGACTTTACTTGTTCAAAACGGGACATTAAAAGTTGGAGACCCTATCGTAGTAGGAAATACATTCGGTCGTGTTCGTGCAATGGTCAATGACCTTGGTCGCCGTGTGAAAGAAGCAGGTCCATCTGCTCCTGTTGAAATCACAGGTTTAAATGATGTTCCTCAGGCCGGGGATCGTTTCGTTGTATTTGAAGATGAGAAAACGGCTCGTTCCGTTGGTGAAGCTCGTGCTTCTCAAGCTCTGCAAGCACAGAGGGGAGAGAAGTCTAAAGTAAGCCTTGAGAACCTGTTTGAACAAATGAAACAAGGTGAAATGAAGGACCTCAATCTTGTTCTTAAAGCGGACGTTCAAGGTTCAGTAGAAGCTCTTGCCGCTTCATTGCTGAAAATTGAAGTTGAAGGTGTAAATATTCGTATCATCCATACTGGTGTGGGAGCGATTAACGAATCAGATATTACACTGGCAGCAGCGTCCAACGCCATTGTTATAGGCTTTAATGTTCGCCCTGATGTAAATGCGAAACGTACGGCTGATGCTGAAGGAGTAGAAATTCGATTACACCGTATTATCTATAAGGTAATGGAGGAAATCGAAGCTGCTATGAAAGGGATGCTGGACCCTGAATTCGAAGAAAAAATCATTGGTCAAGCAGAAGTTCGTCAAACATTTAAAGTGTCTAAAGTTGGTACTATTGCGGGAAGCTATGTAACAGAAGGTAAAATTTCTCGCGACAGCGGCGTTCGTCTAATTCGTGATGGAATTGTTATCTTTGAAGGTGAACTGGATGCCCTTAAACGATTTAAGGATGACGCGAAAGACGTAGCCAAGGGTTACGAATGTGGTATTACGATTAAGAACTTTAATGATGTGAAAGAAGGCGACGTAATTGAAGCCTTCATCATGGAGGAAATTACACGTAAATGA
- a CDS encoding DUF503 family protein — protein MITYVECECMIYDSHSLKEKRAVLQRVLSRLKQKFNVSVSEIGHQDVWQRTRIAIVTVASSKGASEREIEHALKFIDSFPEWERLETQIESL, from the coding sequence ATGATCACATATGTTGAATGTGAGTGCATGATTTATGATTCCCATTCTTTAAAAGAAAAGCGGGCGGTACTGCAGAGGGTATTGTCACGCCTCAAACAAAAATTTAATGTATCTGTCTCTGAAATCGGACACCAGGATGTATGGCAACGAACGAGGATTGCCATCGTCACTGTCGCTTCTTCTAAAGGAGCCAGTGAAAGAGAAATTGAGCATGCATTGAAATTCATTGATTCTTTTCCGGAGTGGGAGAGACTGGAGACCCAAATCGAGTCGTTATAG
- the rbfA gene encoding 30S ribosome-binding factor RbfA: protein MSHRANRVSEQMKKELSDIIGRKIKDPRIGFVTVTDVQVTGDLQQAKVYITVLGGEDQRENTLKGLAKAKGFIRSEVGQRIRLRKTPEIIFEFDESIDYGNHIETLLRKVQDEPEESKDTDE from the coding sequence ATGAGCCATCGTGCGAATCGTGTTAGCGAGCAAATGAAGAAAGAGCTCAGCGATATTATCGGACGAAAAATAAAGGACCCACGCATTGGCTTTGTGACAGTTACAGATGTGCAGGTAACTGGTGATTTACAACAAGCAAAAGTGTATATTACCGTTCTGGGTGGAGAAGACCAAAGAGAAAACACGCTTAAAGGTCTGGCGAAGGCAAAAGGGTTTATCCGTTCTGAAGTAGGACAGCGAATCCGTCTGCGCAAAACACCTGAAATTATTTTTGAGTTTGATGAATCGATTGATTATGGTAATCATATTGAAACTTTATTAAGAAAAGTTCAAGATGAACCAGAAGAGTCTAAAGACACAGATGAGTAA
- the truB gene encoding tRNA pseudouridine(55) synthase TruB has translation MNGILPLWKPRGMTSHDCVFKLRKLLRTKKVGHTGTLDPEVSGVLPICIGRATKIAEYITSSGKTYEGEVTLGFSTTTEDAWGEPVEEKMLDRTITRAEVEEILRSLTGDIMQTPPMYSAVKVNGKRLYEYARRGIEVDRPSRNVRIHKLQLLEDWDELNSKDPAFSFEVACGKGTYVRTLAVEIGNRLGYPAHMSALTRTQSASFKKEDCFTLEDVNEFVDNENPQGLLLPLEIGLSHLPKMAINDTLAEKVKNGARLEEPEDWPETREVVMEYHGKCIAIYRRHPDKPGVIKPVKVLFND, from the coding sequence ATGAATGGAATCCTGCCCCTTTGGAAGCCCCGTGGCATGACGTCACATGATTGTGTATTTAAATTAAGGAAGCTCCTCAGAACAAAAAAGGTAGGCCATACAGGCACACTTGATCCGGAAGTATCTGGTGTACTTCCAATTTGTATTGGAAGAGCGACGAAGATAGCTGAGTATATAACATCATCGGGAAAAACCTATGAAGGGGAAGTCACTCTCGGTTTCTCGACTACGACAGAAGATGCTTGGGGTGAACCTGTTGAAGAGAAGATGTTGGACCGTACGATTACCAGGGCAGAGGTTGAGGAGATTCTCAGAAGTTTAACCGGCGATATTATGCAAACCCCTCCAATGTATTCAGCGGTAAAGGTAAACGGTAAACGGTTATATGAGTATGCAAGACGAGGGATTGAAGTAGATAGACCATCAAGGAACGTTCGTATCCATAAGCTTCAATTACTGGAGGATTGGGATGAGTTAAACAGCAAGGATCCGGCTTTCTCATTCGAAGTAGCTTGTGGCAAAGGTACTTATGTGAGAACCCTAGCTGTTGAAATTGGAAATAGACTTGGATATCCAGCTCATATGTCAGCCCTTACCCGTACGCAATCAGCCAGTTTTAAGAAAGAGGACTGTTTTACCTTAGAAGATGTTAATGAGTTCGTTGATAATGAAAACCCACAAGGACTTCTTCTCCCACTGGAAATTGGGCTTTCTCATTTGCCGAAAATGGCAATTAATGATACATTAGCAGAGAAAGTGAAGAACGGAGCACGCTTGGAAGAGCCTGAGGATTGGCCGGAAACGAGAGAGGTAGTGATGGAGTATCATGGTAAGTGTATTGCCATCTATCGCCGTCACCCGGACAAACCAGGGGTTATCAAGCCTGTCAAAGTGCTTTTTAACGACTAG